The following proteins are co-located in the Calliphora vicina chromosome 2, idCalVici1.1, whole genome shotgun sequence genome:
- the LOC135951367 gene encoding uncharacterized protein LOC135951367, with product MWFHLNINYLINLLLLLVYLPSIRSDCIIRYPSDVDTLPKYEKSIGQYKLRIPYNGNPIKLYNGETIQGFCDTFFSTITYQIKEKSYSYNYGSREVVVNKYISNKTSIALNCRNNKLVYNNIELSVNEFSCEHRNWSIYSTKQPYSWCQNNQNSSTFLLATNPTTDNYILAGICYNMEEISLQTVVYNVTYLRRNYLNKPMYTPTTDRIPKQYLDENLWNFKTTTLSDLSQEILQRELNKLRKNSEWLNLADFEISSIVQDKTLKTYFDEYKNILNIIWWRNLRLGNWKRFMNTLADYGQNNSFEIYTGTSGVAQYPTDDKCYKDSLLEMKIGFKNETIPAYIWTYLKSYDNLNKEFIIVGYNSPYAEYFTTEKVIFCPDICAEIPWLNEISSSFRYAYAGIMFCCSTDFIRQTNHLQGFPLEILMAPQIETTAIQVETTTVDWPTYSYYTSNDDNW from the exons ATGTGGTTTCATTTgaacataaattatttaataaatcttttaTTGTTGCTGGTGTATTTGCCCAGTATACGAAGTGATTGTATTATTCGATATCCCAGTGATGTAGATACTTTACCAAAGTATGAGAAATCCATTGGACAATATAAACTACGAATACCCTATAATGGAAatccaataaaattatataatggTGAAACAATACAAGGATTTTGTGATacattttttag tactATCACTtatcaaataaaagaaaaatcatatagTTATAATTATGGATCCAGGGAAGTTgtcgtaaataaatatatttccaaTAAGACTTCGATTGCCCTAAATTGTCGTAATAACAAATTAGTTTATAACAATATAGAGCTATCGGTTAATGAATTTTCATGCGAGCATCGCAATTGGAGCATCTATTCCACGAAGCAACCATACAGTTGGTGCCAAAACAATCAAAACTCCAGTACATTCTTATTGGCGACAAATCCAACAACGGATAATTATATACTGGCTGGCATCTGTTATAATATGGAAGAAATATCCTTGCAAACTGTGGTCTATAATGTAACATATTTACGccgaaattatttgaataag CCCATGTATACGCCGACAACTGATAGGATTCCAAAACAGTATTTGGATGAAAATCTTTGGAACTTTAAAACAACCACTCTTTCTGATTTAAG TCAAGAAATTTTGCAAAGAGAACTGAACAAATTGCGTAAAAATAGTGAATGGTTGAATTTAGCTGACTTTGAAATATCCTCAATTGTGCAGGATAAAACATTAAAGACATATTTCGAcgaatataaaaacatattaaatattatatggTGGCGTAATCTAAGACTGGGTAATTGGAAACGCTTTATGAATACCTTGGCGGACTATGGGCAAAATAAtagctttgaaatttatactgGCACATCGGGTGTGGCACAATATCCCACCGATGACAAGTGCTATAAAGACAGCCTTTTGGAAATGAAA ATTGGCTTTAAAAATGAGACTATACCAGCTTACATATGGACCTATTTGAAATCGTATGACAATTTGaacaaagaatttattattGTCGGTTACAATTCACCCTATGCTGag TATTTCACCActgaaaaagtaatattttgccCTGATATTTGTGCGGAGATTCCGTGGTTAAATGAAATCTCTTCATCGTTTCGATATGCCTATGCCGGCATCATGTTTTGCTGTTCAACAGATTTTATAAGGCAAACAAACCACTTGCAAGGATTTCCCCTGGAGATTTTGATGGCTCCACAAATCGAGACAACAGCTATACAAGTGGAAACAACAACAGTCGATTGGCCTACCTATAGTTATTATACCTCCAATGACGATAATTGGTGA
- the LOC135951218 gene encoding uncharacterized protein LOC135951218: protein MFAKVKFLCLNILIIFGSITSIQGNCRIYLPDQSTTPNLYRIVGSHKIKLNDRANSLNYIDLYENQEIEAQCDVQFERPKRYQTSNQLYIKCNGYIYIKTAESRSYKINEYNSEISLECSSIKWKLYESTKKFTWCPTNVTSYMLARHKALGHDYLAGICYDIYKQSFSSLYYTLAPKHYEYAHPSVFGNFYTPSLEIQYIKETFGSNSIINFDNQQFENWITNSNYKYSSVMQHPNLYTSFNLQFSSLLEFVWWPNLRIYNWKSYETALEQHVESENQAYDILAGVSGAIKTPIIDKCQTNYTLKEVIYGTEQKIPLYVWNYLQARDNSSNGIVIIGFNSPFQEFYSEEEIVFCPDKCQEIPWLKKFSSTFRYGIMGTVFCCNVEDVKSSKYLDGFPENVMIPKPAETTTSYILNHEPITEQNNSYNNDNGDNSDEYIADEEE, encoded by the exons atgtttgcaaaagttaaatttctttgcttaaatatattaattatatttggCTCAATAACATCCATTCAAGGTAATTGCCGAATATATTTGCCAGATCAGTCAACTACCCCAAATCTGTATAGAATTGTTGGttcacataaaataaaattgaatgatagagcaaatagcttgaactatatagatttgtatgaaaatcaagaaATAGAAGCACAGTGTGACGTACAATTTGAACG ACCTAAGAGATACCAAACATCAAATCAACTTTACATCAAGTGTAATGGATATATCTACATAAAGACGGCTGAAAGTAGATCATATAAGATTAACGAATATAACtctgaaatttctttagaatGCTCATCAATAAAGTGGAAATTATatgaatcaacaaaaaaattcacatGGTGTCCAACCAATGTAACCTCATACATGTTAGCCAGACATAAGGCATTAGGTCATGACTACTTGGCTGGCATTTGTTATGATATCTACAAACAGTCCTTTTCTTCATTGTACTACACATTGGCACCTAAACATTATGAATATGCG caCCCATCTGTTTTCGGGAATTTCTATACTCCTAGTTTGGAAATACAATACATAAAGGAAACATTTGGTTCAAATAG CATTATTAATTTCGATAACCAACAGTTTGAGAACTGGATAActaattcaaattataaatacaGTTCGGTAATGCAGCATCCAAACCTCTATACATCATTTAATCTGCAGTTTTCCTCTCTACTTGAATTTGTGTGGTGGCCAAATTTACGTATTTACAATTGGAAAAGTTATGAAACAGCTCTCGAGCAACACGTGGAGAGTGAAAATCAAGCATACGACATTTTAGCAGGTGTATCTGGTGCCATAAAGACACCCATTATTGACAAATGTCAAACGAATTATACGTTGAAGGAAGTGATTTATGGAACGGAGCAGAAAATACCATTGTATGTTTGGAATTATTTACAGGCCAGAGACAATAGCTCCAATGGGATTGTCATTATTGGCTTCAATTCGCCATTTCAAGAG TTTTACTCAGAAGAGGAGATAGTATTTTGCCCGGACAAATGTCAGGAAATTCCTTGgttgaaaaaatttagctcTACTTTTCGTTATGGAATAATGGGCACTGTATTTTGCTGTAACGTTGAAGATGTCAAATCTTCAAAATATTTAGATGGCTTTCCAGAAAATGTTATGATTCCAAAACCGGCTGAAACAACAACATCATATATATTAAATCACGAACCAATAACTGAGCAAAATAATAGCTATAATAACGATAATGGCGATAATAGCGATGAATATATTGCTGATGAGGAGGAATGA
- the LOC135951368 gene encoding uncharacterized protein LOC135951368, translating to MWFHLNINYLINLLLLLVYLPSIRSDCIIRYPSDVDTLPKYEKSIGQYKLRVPYNGNPIKLYNGETIQGFCDTFFSNITYQIKEKSTIYDYNYGYREVVVNKSISNKTSIVLNCRNNKLVYNNIQLSVDEFSCMHRNWSIYSTKQPYSWCQNNQNSSTFLLATQPTTDNYILAGICYNMEEISLQTVVYNVTNLRRNYLNKPMYTQTTDRIPKEYLDENLWNFKTTTLSDLSEEILQKKLNELRKNSEWLNLADFEISSIVQDKTLKTYFDEYKNILNIIWWRNLRLGNWKRFLNTLEDYGQNNSFEIYTGTSGVAEYPTDDKCYKERLLEMKIGFKNETIPAYIWTYLKSYDNLNKEFIIVGYNSPYAEYFTTEKVVFCPDICAEIPWLNDISSSFRYAYAGIMFCCSTDFIRQTNYLQGFPLEILMAPQIETTTIQVEETTTLESSTTIY from the exons ATGTGGTTTCATTTgaacataaattatttaataaatcttttaTTGTTGCTGGTGTATTTGCCCAGTATACGAAGTGATTGTATTATTCGATATCCCAGTGATGTAGATACTTTACCAAAGTATGAGAAATCTATTGGACAATATAAACTACGAGTACCCTATAATGGAAatccaataaaattatataatggTGAAACAATACAAGGATTTTGTGATacattttttag TAACATCACTTATcagataaaagaaaaatctactATATATGATTACAATTATGGATACAGGGAAGTTGTCGTAAATAAATCCATTTCCAATAAGACTTCGATTGTCCTGAATTGCCGTAATAACAAATTAGTTTATAACAATATTCAGCTATCGGTGGATGAATTTTCGTGCATGCATCGCAATTGGAGCATCTATTCCACGAAGCAACCATACAGTTGGTGCCAAAACAATCAAAATTCCAGTACATTCTTATTGGCGACACAACCAACAACGGATAATTATATACTGGCTGGCATCTGTTATAATATGGAAGAAATATCCTTGCAAACTGTGGTCTATAATGTAACAAATTTACGccgaaattatttgaataag CCCATGTATACGCAGACAACTGATAGGATTCCAAAAGAGTATTTGGATGAAAATCTTTGGAACTTTAAAACAACCACTCTTTCTGATTTAag TgaagaaattttgcaaaaaaaactgaACGAATTGCGTAAAAATAGTGAATGGTTGAATTTAGCTGATTTTGAAATATCCTCAATTGTGCAGGATAAAACATTAAAGACATATTTCGAcgaatataaaaacatattaaatattatatggTGGCGTAATCTAAGACTGGGTAATTGGAAACGCTTTCTGAATACCTTGGAGGACTATGGGCAAAATAATagctttgaaatatatactGGCACATCGGGCGTGGCGGAATATCCCACCGATGACAAGTGCTATAAAGAGAGACTATTGGAAATGAAA ATTGGCTTTAAAAATGAGACTATACCAGCTTACATATGGACTTATTTGAAATCGTATGACAATTTGaacaaagaatttattattGTCGGTTACAATTCACCCTATGCTGag TATTTCACCACTGAAAAGGTAGTATTTTGTCCCGATATTTGTGCGGAGATTCCGTGGTTAAATGATATCTCTTCATCGTTTCGTTATGCCTATGCCGGCATCATGTTTTGCTGTTCCACGGATTTTATAAGACAAACCAACTACTTGCAAGGATTTCCCCTGGAAATTTTGATGGCTCCACAAATTGAGACAACAACCATACAAGTAGAAGAAACAACAACACTCGAATCATCTACcactatttattaa